A window from Gossypium raimondii isolate GPD5lz chromosome 7, ASM2569854v1, whole genome shotgun sequence encodes these proteins:
- the LOC105771983 gene encoding homeobox protein knotted-1-like 3 isoform X2, giving the protein MAFHHSSTHLSQDLPLHHFTDQQQQQPNQTQQGDQLQETAAPNWLNSALLRPQQPQPPQPHPHFSHPNFLNLHTTTTASDSTAASQAPNPMLSRSSSSLLHRNHSNVIDDAAAAAAAAVAAAAVGGGVMAVESGDLKNSISETMNNNKSEGVVVESGGGGGGDGIVNWQNARYKAEILAHPFYEQLLSAHVACLRIATPVDQLPRIDAQLAQSQHVVAKYSALGGGSQGLVSDDKELDQFMTHYVLLLCSFKEQLQQHVRVHAMEAVMACWEIEQSLQSLTGVSPGEGTGATMSDDDDDQVDSDANLFDASLDGTDSMGFGPLIPTESERSLMERVRHELKHELKQGYKEKIVDIREEILRKRRAGKLPGDTTSVLKAWWQSHSKWPYPTEEDKARLVQETGLQLKQINNWFINQRKRNWHSNPSTSTVSKSKRKR; this is encoded by the exons ATGGCGTTTCACCATAGCAGCACCCACCTTTCTCAAGACCTTCCTCTCCATCACTTTACCGACCAGCAACAGCAACAACCCAACCAAACCCAGCAAGGCGACCAACTTCAGGAAACCGCCGCTCCCAATTGGTTAAACTCCGCCCTTCTCCGTCCCCAACAGCCGCAACCACCGCAACCCCACCCGCACTTCTCCCACCCTAACTTTCTTAACCTTCATACTACTACAACTGCTTCCGACTCCACCGCGGCTTCCCAAGCTCCTAACCCGATGCTCTCCCGTTCATCCTCTTCGCTTCTTCATCGAAACCACAGCAACGTCATCGACGACGCGGCTGCGGCGGCAGCAGCTGCGGTGGCAGCAGCTGCGGTAGGAGGAGGTGTTATGGCCGTGGAATCGGGTGATTTGAAGAACAGCATCAGCGAGACtatgaataataataagagCGAAGGCGTGGTGGTGgagagtggaggaggaggaggcgGAGATGGGATTGTGAATTGGCAAAATGCGAGATACAAGGCAGAGATTCTAGCTCACCCATTTTACGAGCAACTATTGTCAGCACACGTGGCGTGCCTTAGGATCGCCACGCCAGTGGATCAGCTTCCGAGGATCGACGCTCAGCTGGCTCAGTCGCAGCATGTGGTGGCTAAATACTCAGCTCTCGGTGGAGGGTCGCAGGGCTTGGTTAGTGATGACAAAGAACTCGATCAGTTCATG ACGCATTATGTTCTGTTGTTATGTTCGTTTAAAGAACAATTACAACAACATGTTCGTGTCCATGCGATGGAAGCAGTGATGGCTTGCTGGGAGATTGAACAATCCTTACAAAGCTTAACAG GTGTTTCCCCAGGGGAAGGAACAGGTGCTACAATgtctgatgatgatgatgaccaAGTCGACAGTGATGCCAACTTGTTTGATGCAAGTTTGGATGGTACAGATTCAATGGGGTTTGGACCTTTGATCCCAACAGAGAGTGAAAGGTCTTTGATGGAGCGTGTGAGGCATGAACTCAAACATGAACTCAAACAGGGTTACAAGGAGAAGATCGTGGACATAAGGGAGGAAATTTTGCGAAAAAGAAGGGCCGGAAAACTTCCCGGCGATACAACATCGGTTTTAAAAGCTTGGTGGCAGTCACATTCCAAGTGGCCTTACCCTACT gAGGAAGATAAGGCAAGGTTGGTTCAAGAAACAGGTTTACAGTTAAAACAGATAAACAATTGGTTCATCAATCAAAGGAAGAGGAACTGGCATAGCAATCCATCGACTTCCACCGTCTCCAAGAGCAAACGTAAAAG GTGA
- the LOC105771983 gene encoding homeobox protein knotted-1-like 3 isoform X1: MAFHHSSTHLSQDLPLHHFTDQQQQQPNQTQQGDQLQETAAPNWLNSALLRPQQPQPPQPHPHFSHPNFLNLHTTTTASDSTAASQAPNPMLSRSSSSLLHRNHSNVIDDAAAAAAAAVAAAAVGGGVMAVESGDLKNSISETMNNNKSEGVVVESGGGGGGDGIVNWQNARYKAEILAHPFYEQLLSAHVACLRIATPVDQLPRIDAQLAQSQHVVAKYSALGGGSQGLVSDDKELDQFMTHYVLLLCSFKEQLQQHVRVHAMEAVMACWEIEQSLQSLTGVSPGEGTGATMSDDDDDQVDSDANLFDASLDGTDSMGFGPLIPTESERSLMERVRHELKHELKQGYKEKIVDIREEILRKRRAGKLPGDTTSVLKAWWQSHSKWPYPTEEDKARLVQETGLQLKQINNWFINQRKRNWHSNPSTSTVSKSKRKSNAGENIR; the protein is encoded by the exons ATGGCGTTTCACCATAGCAGCACCCACCTTTCTCAAGACCTTCCTCTCCATCACTTTACCGACCAGCAACAGCAACAACCCAACCAAACCCAGCAAGGCGACCAACTTCAGGAAACCGCCGCTCCCAATTGGTTAAACTCCGCCCTTCTCCGTCCCCAACAGCCGCAACCACCGCAACCCCACCCGCACTTCTCCCACCCTAACTTTCTTAACCTTCATACTACTACAACTGCTTCCGACTCCACCGCGGCTTCCCAAGCTCCTAACCCGATGCTCTCCCGTTCATCCTCTTCGCTTCTTCATCGAAACCACAGCAACGTCATCGACGACGCGGCTGCGGCGGCAGCAGCTGCGGTGGCAGCAGCTGCGGTAGGAGGAGGTGTTATGGCCGTGGAATCGGGTGATTTGAAGAACAGCATCAGCGAGACtatgaataataataagagCGAAGGCGTGGTGGTGgagagtggaggaggaggaggcgGAGATGGGATTGTGAATTGGCAAAATGCGAGATACAAGGCAGAGATTCTAGCTCACCCATTTTACGAGCAACTATTGTCAGCACACGTGGCGTGCCTTAGGATCGCCACGCCAGTGGATCAGCTTCCGAGGATCGACGCTCAGCTGGCTCAGTCGCAGCATGTGGTGGCTAAATACTCAGCTCTCGGTGGAGGGTCGCAGGGCTTGGTTAGTGATGACAAAGAACTCGATCAGTTCATG ACGCATTATGTTCTGTTGTTATGTTCGTTTAAAGAACAATTACAACAACATGTTCGTGTCCATGCGATGGAAGCAGTGATGGCTTGCTGGGAGATTGAACAATCCTTACAAAGCTTAACAG GTGTTTCCCCAGGGGAAGGAACAGGTGCTACAATgtctgatgatgatgatgaccaAGTCGACAGTGATGCCAACTTGTTTGATGCAAGTTTGGATGGTACAGATTCAATGGGGTTTGGACCTTTGATCCCAACAGAGAGTGAAAGGTCTTTGATGGAGCGTGTGAGGCATGAACTCAAACATGAACTCAAACAGGGTTACAAGGAGAAGATCGTGGACATAAGGGAGGAAATTTTGCGAAAAAGAAGGGCCGGAAAACTTCCCGGCGATACAACATCGGTTTTAAAAGCTTGGTGGCAGTCACATTCCAAGTGGCCTTACCCTACT gAGGAAGATAAGGCAAGGTTGGTTCAAGAAACAGGTTTACAGTTAAAACAGATAAACAATTGGTTCATCAATCAAAGGAAGAGGAACTGGCATAGCAATCCATCGACTTCCACCGTCTCCAAGAGCAAACGTAAAAG taATGCAGGTGAAAACATAAGGTGA
- the LOC105803306 gene encoding uncharacterized protein LOC105803306, which yields MRSSICCFCSTVPHTEDVDEFEQLEEVKSSRSTPRSPYLIKEKCRNLMAWIGKGGHKHYASSDFSYDPMSYALNFEDESSRADELPFVNFSSRLRSTPDRLPAIKHLGETQVPVRREVCAYS from the coding sequence ATGAGATCGTCGATCTGTTGCTTTTGTTCGACGGTGCCGCATACCGAAGACGTTGATGAATTTGAGCAGTTGGAGGAGGTGAAGTCCTCGAGGTCGACGCCTAGATCGCCTTACTTGATTAAGGAAAAATGCAGGAACCTAATGGCTTGGATCGGGAAAGGAGGGCACAAGCACTACGCCTCCTCTGATTTCAGTTACGATCCCATGAGCTACGCgctaaatttcgaggacgagtCGAGTCGAGCTGACGAGCTTCCTTTCGTCAACTTCTCGTCCCGACTCCGATCTACGCCGGACCGGTTACCGGCGATCAAGCACTTAGGTGAAACGCAGGTGCCGGTAAGGCGGGAAGTCTGTGCGTACAGTTGA
- the LOC105771913 gene encoding hydroxyproline O-arabinosyltransferase 1: MGCGNVFFTLIITLSVALITYNILISANASLKQELPGPSTSSIIDPIIQMPVEKSRKYGSNAEKRLFHTAVTASDSVYNTWQCRVMYYWFKKHKNGPNSDMGGFTRILHSGKPDNYMNEIPTFIARPLPAGMDQGYIVLNRPWAFVQWLQKADIKEDYILMAEPDHIIVKPIPNLSKDGLGAAFPFFYIEPKKYELVLRKYFPEEKGPITNIDPIGNSPVIVGKDSLKKIAPTWMNVSLAMKKDPETDKAFGWVLEMYAYAVSSALHGVGNILYKDFMIQPPWDTEIGNKFIIHYTYGCDYNLKGKLTYGKIGEWRFDKRSFDTEAPPRNLPLPPPGVPESVVILVKMVNEATSNIPNWGS; encoded by the exons ATGGGGTGTGGGAATGTGTTCTTCACGTTGATCATAACATTATCAGTAGCTCTAATCACCTACAACATCCTCATCTCAGCCAATGCTTCTTTAAAGCAAGAGCTTCCTGGGCCTTCTACCTCATCCATCATCGACCCCATAATCCAGATGCCGGTAGAAAAATCCAGAAAGTATGGGTCAAATGCAGAGAAAAGGTTGTTCCACACGGCTGTGACAGCTTCTGACTCGGTTTACAACACTTGGCAGTGTCGAGTTATGTATTACTGGTTCAAGAAGCATAAGAATGGACCCAATTCGGATATGGGCGGGTTTACTAGGATCTTGCACTCTGGTAAACCTGACAACTACATGAATGAGATTCCCACTTTCATTGCTCGGCCTTTACCAGCTGGAATGGATCAG GGTTATATAGTCCTGAACAGACCCTGGGCATTTGTGCAATGGCTTCAAAAAGCTGACATCAAAGAAGA TTACATACTGATGGCAGAGCCAGACCATATTATTGTGAAGCCTATACCAAACTTATCAAAAGATGGGTTGGGTGCtgcatttcctttcttttatataGAACCTAAAAAGTACGAGTTAGTTCTGAGAAAGTACTTCCCTGAGGAAAAGGGTCCAATAACCAACATTGACCCCATAGGAAATTCTCCTGTTATTGTTGGAAAA GATTCTCTCAAAAAAATTGCTCCGACTTGGATGAATGTGTCATTGGCAATGAAGAAAGATCCTGAAACAGATAAAGCTTTTGGTTGGGTGCTTGAAAT GTACGCTTATGCTGTTTCGTCTGCCTTGCATGGTGTGGGTAACATCTTGTACAAAGATTTCATGATCCAG CCTCCTTGGGATACAGAAATAGGTAACAAGTTCATCATTCACTACACATATGGATGCGACTATAATTTGAAG GGTAAATTAACCTATGGAAAGATTGGAGAATGGAGGTTCGATAAAAGATCGTTTGATACTGAAGCACCACCAAGAAACCTTCCCCTGCCTCCTCCTGGTGTTCCGGAAAGTGTG GTGATActggtgaaaatggtaaatgaaGCCACTTCAAACATTCCAAATTGGGGTTCatag